The genomic window GGGCGTGTTTGGTGGCATGATCTACACGCAGACGGCGCTGCATGGCCTCTCCGCTGTCTGGAGTGGCGCCACGCAGGGGCTGCCTCTCGTTTTCAGCGCCAGTTTTGGCACGGTCTTTAATGCGGCTCTGGGTACGCTGATCGTTGTATTGCTCACCCTGGCCTGGGCCAGCCGAAAGCTGTTCAAAGTGCAGGCGCGCGATCTTCTGGCGGGGACATGGGCTGATGAACTGCAGCCGGTGCAGGACAAGAAGCCTGCAAAAAAAATGCTACCTCTGATCATCGGCGGGGTGGCGCTGGCGCTTCTGCCGGGCGGGTTTGTGATGAAAAATCCTGAAGCCGTGGCAGGGATGTTCTTTGGCTCCGGCATGCTCATGCTTGTGGCGGGCCTGCTGGTGCTGCGTGGCTGGATGCGGCGTGACAGCGGCTCCCTGGCACGCACTCTGTGGCAGATCGGTGCACGCAACATCTCACGCCGCCCTTCCCGCAGTCTGGCTGTGATCGGCATGATGGCCGGTGGCATCTTTCTGGTAGTGGCGGTGAACGCCTTCCGCATGAGCGCTGGCGATGCTACGGAGCGCCGCTCAGGCACAGGCGGTTTTGCCCTGGTGGGAGAATCCTCCCTGCCCGTGTATGAAGACTTGAACGCGAAGGCCGGCTGGGATGCTTTTGGCCTGGATGAAAAGCTCATGCCGCAGGCCCGGGTGGTGCCTTTCCGTATCCGTGAAGGCGATGACGCCAGCTGCCTGAACCTGAACCGTGCGCAGAAGCCGGTGCTGGTGGCCGCGGATCCAGCCAAGCTGAGCGGCACGTTTGCGTTTGCCTCAGTTAGCTTTGATGATGGCACCTGGGACAAACTCAATGATTCTTACCACGACTCCACCTACATCCCCGCGATTGCAGACCAGGCCACGGCGATGTGGGGACTCGGCAAAGGTGTGGGAGACACCTTGGACTATCAAGACAGCACCGGGAAGACTTTCCAGGTCAAGCTCGTCGGCCTTCTGGCGGGATCGGTGCTCCAAGGCAAGATGATTATCAGTGAGAAGGACTTTCTTTCCAAATATCCCGATGCAGCAGGATACCGCTTCTTTCTGGTCGATGCCAAGCCTGACAAGGCCGCTGAGATTTCCGAGCACCTGACCCGGCAACTGGAACAGCGCGGGCTGGCGCTGGAACCTGCGCGCCAGAGGCTGGAACTGTTTCTCAGTGTGCAGAACACCTACATCGGCATCTTCACCGTGCTGGGCGGCCTGGGCGTGCTGCTGGGAACGGCGGGCATCGGCGTGCTCATCGCCCGCCATGTGCTGGAGCGACGCGGAGAGTTGGGCCTGATGCAGGCGCTGGGATTTCAGGCAGGTGCGCTACGCGGCATGATCCTGGGAGAGCATGGAGTACTGCTGGTGCTGGGTGTCATTCTGGGCGTCTTCACCGCAGCGCTGGCGGTGCTGCCACAGCTGATCGAGCGCGGTGGCGGCCTGCCGGTGGGATTCCTCGGCCAGTTGATCACTGCGGTGCTTGTTTTTGGACTGGTGGTGTGTGTCTTTGCCGTAGGCTCAGCCGTGCGCGGCCGCCTGACGGATGCCATACGCCGGGAGTAATACGCACACCGCCTTGCACTCTGGGCTGCGCACGCTCCTATAGATGCCAGTGAATCCTGCGCTCAACGAACCCGACTCTCCCTTCGATCTGGCCCTGCGTCCGGCGGACTTTTCCGAGTTTCATGGACAGACCAAGGTCAAAGAACAGCTCCTAGTCATGGTGGAGGCTGCAAAGATGCGCGGGGAATCTCTGGATCATGTGCTGCTTTGCGGGCCGCCCGGCCTGGGCAAGACGACACTGGCCAACCTCATTGCCAACGCCGTGGGCACGAAACTGCACACCACCAGCGGCCCGCAGATTGACCGTGCGGGAGACTTGGCCGGCATCCTGACCAACCTTCAGGAACGCGACATCCTTTTCATCGACGAAATCCACCGCCTGCATCCCAGCATCGAGGAGTATCTGTACCCCGCCATTGAGGACTACCGGCTGGACATCATCATCGACCAGGGCCCCAAGGCACGGACGATCCGCATCGACCTGCCGCCTTTCACGCTAGTGGGAGCCACGACACGAGCAGGCATGCTCACCGCGCCCATGCGGTCGCGTTTTGGCATTCCGAACCGGCTGGACTACTACACGCCCGAGGAGATCCAGCACATCCTGATCCGCTCTGCACGGCTGATGAATGTGGGGATCGAACCCGCAGGTGCGCTGGAAATCGCACGGCGCTCACGCGGCACACCGCGCATCGCCAACCACCTGCTGCGCTGGGTGCGCGACTATGCCCAGGTGAAGGCGCAGAACATCGTCACCGAAGAGGTGGCACAGCAGGCGCTGACCATGCGCGACATTGACGAATCAGGGCTCGATGAAATGGACACTCGCATCCTGGAAACCATCATCGGCAAGTTTGACGGCGGTCCTGTCGGCATGGGGAGCGTGGCTGTGGCTGTGGGCGAGGATACGAGCACGCTGGAGGATGTGCACGAGCCCTACCTGGTGATGCAGGGCTACCTCAAACGCACGCCACGTGGACGTGTGGCCATGCCTGCGGCGTACCGAAAGCTGGGGCTGATTCCGCCGAACACGGGGCAGTCGGAGCTGTTTTAGAACTTTGGCTCGTCACAAAGGCCCACTGCGCCCGAGCCACTACTTTACCAGCATATCGTTGGACTGGATGTAGTAACTGAGAAGCAGGCAAGACTCTCCTGAAACGATGAAGGAGAACGTCTCGGTCCCCTTCCCGTGCTCAAACTCGGCTTTCCGGCTCACCGACACGACGGTTTTGAAATTGACGGTGTTCACCCGCCAGCTGCCATCACCATCCTTCACATATTTGCCCAGCTTGCGATGCACAGCCTCCAGGAGCTTCACAAAGTCCTCCTCAGTGGCGGAAGCCTTCAGTTCCTGATGACCCGCCGCATAGAGTTTCTTGAAGTTCCCTTCGTTGAACTGCAGATGAAAGTCCACAATGGCCGCATCCGCCAGACCCTTCCCCTTGACCAGATCGTTGCAGGAGACAAGACAGAAAAGGGTCAAGATCAGCAACAAAAGGCTTCTTAGGTTCATGCAAGTACGATACCGACAGGAATGGGAAGCCTGCAAGTCGTTTGGCTTGGAATGCATGCAAATTTAGATCTCTGCCGCGCCATCCCCAATTCAATCCAGTATTATGCGGGTGGCCGCTCATCCACGGCTTGCTGTTTTGCCGTTCGTCATTCAGCATGCGCTACGCATGTGGCGTGAACTCACCACTCTCTGGCAGAGCATCTGCGATCCTGAATACCTGCACCTGTTGCTGGAGCCTCTGCCGTTGTATGGCCTTGGAATCGGTCTGACGTTTTTGATTGTGGCGTTTGTGTTTCGGGAGGTGCGCAGCCGGATGCTGGCCCTGACGATCATCTGCGTATCCTGCGCCAGTGTCTGGCCCTATCTGGATCTGCGGGACATGGCCACGCCGCGCATCCTGGCCACGCGGTCACCGGATTTTGCCCCATTGATCAAAGAGCAGACGCAGCGACGCAAAGACTGGGCCTGGCCCTACTATGTGATGGCGCTGAGCAGCCTGGCAGCACTGGCGACGATGCGCAGCCCCAGAGGAAAGCTGCTGCTCTTTTTTGTGATCATCTTTGGCGCGTTCCTTTTTTGGTTCAGCATCTGGATGCACAAGAAGGAGTGCGAGGTGTACCACCGCAACATCGTGCGGTTTGTGCCGGTGCGCTGAAGACGATCACTCCTCGACGTAGGAGTCTCCCTTGGTAGGCTCCACGAGCTGGTTTTTGATCAGGTCAAAGTACTGCCCTTTGCCATAGGAGTGGATGTAGAGGCGTTGTTTCCGACGCTGCAGGTTTTCCAGCACCACACCGAGCTGCTTGAAGTCCACGGTGTCCTGAAAGTCGGAGAACCAGTAGAGACCGTCGGCGTTGCGCACCTCATCGCTCAGCAGTGCCAGCCACGTAAAGCCCACCCCCACATTGTGGATGAAATAAGTCTGCGGCCGTTTCGAAAGCTGGAGAAACAGATCCTTGTTGGGGATGGGCTCTTTTTTGTCGATCTTGAAGCTGGCCGTTTCCATGAATGTAGCAGCGCAATCTCTTCTCCAAAATTTTTCAAACTCCGTCGTCGAGGTCTTGAAGACCTTGGTGCCCGCGAGCTGCTTTCCGGGTTTCTCCAGACCGCAGCCAAAATAGAGCACGACCACACTGCCTTTGGCCACCTTGTCCACCTCCTTGACGACTCGCTCCAAGTGCGGAGCCATCGAGTAGGAGACATCCATTACCAAGGCGAGCTTCCTCGCTTTAATGTTCATGCCGAAGAGCGGGCCGAAAACCATGCCGTTTTTGGCACCCAGCCCCACGCCGCTGCCGAAACCGCCGCCTGCGCCGGCCAGACCAAAGCCTCCGCTCATGGCACCGCCCCCCAGAGGCTTGGAGGTCTGGGGGAGATCGAGCACATCGGGCATCTCGTTTTTTGGCAGCACCAAGTTGTTCATACTGCTGGCCACGGCGATTTTCCGGCTGGGCATGGACTGCTTCAGCCAGGGATTTTTCTTCTGCTGAATCTTGTGCTGCAATGCCTGCTGAGCCTGCTGCCCCTGGACCGACCCACCGCCTGGGAGGAAGTCGATCTGCTTGTCGATGACATGATGGAAAACCGTGACTGCGGCGATGATGAGCAGGAGCAGGTGGGCTCCGACACTTATAGCCAGGGAACGCCCTCCCATTTTTTCCCAGCGTTCGCGCCACGGCTCTTTCGGTGGGGCCTCGGCCTCGGCGGCCTCCGCCTTGGCTTTTGCCTCTGCTTTGATGGCCTCGAGATGTGCTGCGGTTTCCTCCGGATGCTCTGCCGGGGGGGGCTCGGCTGCTTTCTCTGACAGAGAAATCTTCTTGGTGGCCTTGTTTGTGGCCTTCTCTGCCTGCACTCCAGGCTTGAGCTCTGACGATACTTCCGATGGCGGTGCCGAGCGTGGATATGCCTCAACGGGCACCTTCGCCGTCTTGAGGCGTGCCTTGGGCGACTCGTTGCTCTTTGATTCGTGGACTGCGGCTTCTTCGGCCTTGGGCGGAGGAGTTGTGACGGAGATTTCAGGTGGAGCGGCCGGGATTTCGAGAGGAGGCGCTGTCTGCACCTCGGAAGCCGCTTCCTGTATCAGCTCCTGAAAGGGCTCTCCAGGCGGGATTTCCTGCGGGTGGGAAGGCTCCGCGAGGGCTTCCGGTGTTTGATCCTGAATTTCATGCCCAGCGTACGCCTCGGGCAGAGGCTGGGGGAGCCTCACCGGGGCGGCTCCAGACTCTGCCATGTGGTCGTCATCATCCACCGTTGGCAGATGTTGGAATTCCTCAGGGTTGGTGAGCATGGCAGCAGTGTAACGGTAAACCCGGTGTACAGCTTGGAGTTTTCAGCCAACTTGAGAAGCCAGGCGGGAAAAAGCGCCCTGGGACTGTCGCTGGACAGATGTCACCTCAGGGCTGGTTGCGCAGTTTGCTGTGCTTGATGCCGTAGAGAAAGTAGATGACGAGGCCTATGCCCATCCACGCGAAAAGACGCACCCAGGTGTCTTGTGGAAGCGAGGCAGCCTGCCCCACGCAGATGATGGCACCTGCAGCCGGCACCCAGGGCACCAGCGGCGTGCGATAGGGGCGCGGCATGTCGGGCTTGTTTTTGCGCAAGACGACCACGCCGATGCACACCACGCTGAAGGCCATGAGTGTGCCGATGGCGACAAGCTCTCCCAGCAGGTTCAGTGGCAGGAAGCCTGCGAGCACTGAGCACACCAGACCCGTGACGATGGTGGTGATGTGCGGCGTGCCGTACTTGGGATGCACCTTGGCAAAGACCGGGGGGAGCAGGCCGTCTTTAGCCATGCTGAAAAACACACGCGGCTGCCCCATGAGCAGCACCAAGATCACCGAACTCAGTCCGGCCAGCACGGCGATTTCTACTGCCATGCGGAGCCATTTAAGGCCGTCGCCAGCCACTTTCTCAAGAGCATAGACCACAGGGGCATC from Prosthecobacter vanneervenii includes these protein-coding regions:
- the ruvB gene encoding Holliday junction branch migration DNA helicase RuvB codes for the protein MPVNPALNEPDSPFDLALRPADFSEFHGQTKVKEQLLVMVEAAKMRGESLDHVLLCGPPGLGKTTLANLIANAVGTKLHTTSGPQIDRAGDLAGILTNLQERDILFIDEIHRLHPSIEEYLYPAIEDYRLDIIIDQGPKARTIRIDLPPFTLVGATTRAGMLTAPMRSRFGIPNRLDYYTPEEIQHILIRSARLMNVGIEPAGALEIARRSRGTPRIANHLLRWVRDYAQVKAQNIVTEEVAQQALTMRDIDESGLDEMDTRILETIIGKFDGGPVGMGSVAVAVGEDTSTLEDVHEPYLVMQGYLKRTPRGRVAMPAAYRKLGLIPPNTGQSELF